In Macrobrachium nipponense isolate FS-2020 chromosome 25, ASM1510439v2, whole genome shotgun sequence, one genomic interval encodes:
- the LOC135199097 gene encoding uncharacterized protein LOC135199097: protein MRDELRSERTFGVDSKLQSQEERQVESREESQEERQVDQEESQKGRRKSRRKSSKKAGRKLSRKLRRKSRGSIRKSNRRLRRKTSVSRRKSSRKSRRKSSRKSRRKSSGSRRKTSVSRRKSSESREEFQEESQVESREESKEDSQVESREERHVDQEESRKESQEKSQVDQEESRKESQEKSQVDQEES from the exons ATGAGGGACGAGCTGAGAAGTGAAAGAA CTTTCGGTGTTGACAGCAAattacaaagtcaagaagaaagacaAGTAGAAAGTCGAGAAGAAAGTCAAGAGGAAAGACAAGTGGATCAAGAAGAAAGTCAA AAAGGCAGAAGGAAGTCGAGAAGAAAGTCAAGTAAAAAGGCGGGAAGGAAGTTAAGTAGAAAGTTAAGAAGAAAGTCACGTGGATCAATAAGAAAGTCAAATAGAAGGTTAAGAAGGAAAACAAGTGTATCTAGAAGAAAATCGAGTAGAAAGTCGAGGAGAAAGTCAAGTAGAAAGTCGAGAAGAAAGTCAAGTGGATCAAGAAGAAAGACAAGTGTATCAAGAAGAAAGTCGAGTGAAAGTCGAGAAGAATTTCAAGAAGAAAGTCAAGTAgaaagtcgagaagaaagtaAAGAAGATAGTCAAGTAGAAAGTAGAGAAGAAAGACATGTGGATCAAGAAGAAAGTCGAAaagaaagtcaagaaaaaagtcaAGTGGATCAAGAAGAAAGTCGAAaagaaagtcaagaaaaaagtcaAGTGGATCAAGAAGAAAGTTAA